One stretch of Paraburkholderia fungorum DNA includes these proteins:
- a CDS encoding nitrate reductase associated protein produces the protein MGLNEAPLLFNFEVESSENFTYIPMSVRFNLDRFGLRISLDQWQSLPLEDRKLLARFPVDEDAQIEPNFDHALFEMLRTHANVEPDWFTPEESPAWRRTDSVPDGVTRQAELAGLASPSVDRWAELEPFKRYVLAKLSRKPEANHDFIPAMKEFGAAE, from the coding sequence ATGGGACTCAACGAAGCGCCGCTTCTGTTCAACTTCGAGGTCGAGTCTTCGGAGAATTTCACTTATATCCCGATGTCGGTGCGTTTCAATCTCGACCGCTTCGGGCTGCGTATTTCGCTGGATCAGTGGCAGTCGCTGCCGCTCGAAGACCGTAAGCTGCTGGCGCGTTTTCCCGTCGACGAAGACGCGCAGATCGAGCCGAATTTCGATCATGCGCTGTTCGAAATGCTGCGCACCCACGCGAATGTCGAGCCGGACTGGTTCACGCCGGAGGAGTCGCCCGCGTGGCGCCGCACCGACAGCGTGCCGGACGGTGTGACGCGGCAGGCGGAACTGGCGGGGCTGGCGAGTCCGAGCGTCGACCGCTGGGCGGAGCTGGAGCCGTTCAAGCGCTACGTGCTGGCGAAGCTGTCGCGCAAGCCGGAGGCCAACCACGACTTCATCCCGGCGATGAAGGAGTTTGGCGCGGCGGAGTAA